The following proteins are encoded in a genomic region of Necator americanus strain Aroian chromosome II, whole genome shotgun sequence:
- a CDS encoding hypothetical protein (NECATOR_CHRII.G8789.T2): protein MTTVKEDIETTLVDYFVVAGYDPDVGLVIDTTCDDPVCGEENGLNPKARDQQPPLQRSFVAKILHHFPQKRPGAPFSDEVLSLCMPKGLRFFTEKNVPSNITMHTFANIREDGNRINGTVMTFYEEVRDSRLCEAMSLLHTEHVRKLTAGEPPLDRERHHVPPGTVSGGTHTLPRGRRSRTKRISYYDGGGHNTLFMSKTLCLITRLPLVCSTMTILRTLHEILTAGSQPELPLESYIYWILNEIPLPLPGTTLKVTMLDSTILVQRPGSRELPIFDDSLGAMFQYISVEKFLRLFTCFLLEHQILICSKEYSRLMCVSEALCALAFPFRWQMVYVPILPYSQLKFVEAPVPYIMGWCYEESVPDFLFQSNVCVLDIDTGRTEFPEDLPAFPGAKQLCQEIKTALERYSKWDEMSKSIVSGTTPLTNSPAPGVPNRSNNVRRTEEWSAKRMSRSFDHDDALDETISESVLFSPRPSRADLAPLPLESVLKNNSTLARVAEIARRAGVVVDVQDLEHELSCKDQYANSPVCKQYFQNARLNNAIRECVLNRIVCMLYSYEHFVVGGQGCSDRETFDDSRDSMVCFDKASFLSDQPDSHLAFLAAFLETQMFTSLIDAKILSQWETPDENLVLFDSRIAAMREKLGLSMVRTPTYESTPPFAHTEELISKREETLDYVVPGPHELAGAVTMRYEGVWPQQINTALLEGAVGLSPAPSPWKQRYPRLRPKQQDVSTFSRHRKPKKLTCCLFWVAGSNARPTSTYGGAGLVGDSPALIAQQQLKFVDQLLRETKGKTKRMLVDKMGKEAVQLGHLDAGITGVEENTLVASFCDLLERIWAHGLIKKQGKSSLWSFVLQHQDLEKTGLSMRTMSSSMLTPGGLMRRAPSLPYCEVPAPVIVQPSNENDFAGAISDLVESIQRELGKGDDESAPAWSRSILRAANFLADKLTNAPKEESRGSLSTAFTHRRTVPPTMKKSNSVGDFTNPSWNNEVSGAPEMVTGSPRRRSQSRPRSPETGPRVLLAPLPTHVAYDLKNVLRMTEIKTDIGYARAFVRLALERKLLHRHLATLLANTRLLSELYRPHAFVRSEDEREQFLYHILSLNAAQFRCFTNTFTKTKMDYQVVIVTGGWRGSLPAVWVTVGGSLCSSPQINLPANTPLFKFDHKNLGVLSTLRIGHASGTEKPPKWYLDYVIVRNEITGQMYRFPCGRWFGQGVEDSRWFGNGCDISLERLLVAEPVFDDDGADSAFGTVPNSPARSARRGRVSSRSQTPQRERSPSQGRAHDSAPSWKTRITEIQQVLGEAVNALVKYFYSEKHSKSELAHLLCGERGLVNAIEQAFQFGRHGSVWLFRQPSPWDYVEKVCVFLMDLLRRRDATWPREQRELITHALRIVRRISERGALGKDAKFHVFVLLTMRDHMLSGFLQLMAWTPVTAQLYDEPSFLRSPTHLTYLSRLLDSLNEFNFTLDPSLTYGVV from the exons GAAGTTCGAGATTCCCGATTATGTGAGGCTATGTCATTGCTTCACACTGAACACGTGCGAAAACTTACAGCCGGTGAACCACCGTTGGATCGAGAACGGCATCATGTACCCCCAGGTACAGTATCAG GTGGCACCCACACCCTCCCTCGTGGTCGAAGGAGTAGAACAAAACGTATATCTTATTACGACGGTGGCGGTCACAACACTTTATTCAT GAGTAAAACGTTGTGCCTTATAACAAGACTACCTCTGGTATGCTCGACGATGACGATTTTACGAACTCTTCATGAAATACTCACCGCTGGTTCTCAGCCAGAATTGCCTTTGGAAAGTTATATTTATTGGATCCTTAACGAAATTCCATTACCATTGCCTGGAACGACGCTTAAG GTAACAATGTTGGATTCTACCATACTTGTACAGCGACCAGGTTCCAGAGAGTTGCCCATTTTTGACGATTCATTAGGTGCAATGTTCCAG TATATTTCTGTGGAGAAGTTCCTTAGATTATTCACTTGTTTCTTGCTAGAGCACCAAATACTAATCTGTTCTAAAG AATATTCTCGTCTTATGTGCGTCAGTGAAGCTTTGTGTGCACTAGCTTTTCCATTTCGCTGGCAGATGGTTTATGTCCCAATTCTGCCGTATTCACAATTGAAGTTTGTGGAAGCACCG GTTCCATACATCATGGGTTGGTGTTACGAGGAAAGCGTTCCTGACTTTCTCTTTCAATCTAACGTGTGTGTTCTGGATATTGACACCGGAAGGACAGAATTTCCGGAGGATCTACCTGCGTTTCCTGGTGCAAAGCAGCTTTGTCAAGAAATCAAAACAGCCCTTGAAAG GTATTCGAAGTGGGATGAAATGTCAAAGTCTATTGTGAGTGGAACAACACCACTAACAAATTCACCTGCGCCTGGTGTTCCCAACCGCAGCAACAACGTTCGTCGCACGGAGGAATGGTCCGCAAAACGGATGAGTCGTTCATTTGACCACGATGATGCGCTTGATGAAACTATTA GCGAATCTGTGTTGTTCTCTCCACGTCCTTCGCGTGCGGATCTGGCTCCGCTACCACTTGAAAGTGTGTTAAAGAACAACTCCACTCTAGCAAG AGTAGCGGAAATAGCTCGAAGAGCCGGTGTTGTGGTAGATGTTCAAGACCTTGAGCACGAATTGTCTTGTAAAGATCAGTATGCGAATTCTCCAGTCTGCAAGCAGTACTTCCAG aatgctCGCTTGAACAATGCCATTCGGGAATGCGTACTGAATAGGATAGTTTGCATGCTGTATTCATATGAACACTTCGTTGTTGGCGGACAAGGGTGCTCAGATCGTGAAACCTTTGATGATAGCAG AGATAGCATGGTTTGTTTTGACAAAGCTTCCTTTCTCTCTGACCAACCAGACAGTCATTTGGCTTTTCTAGCTGCATTCTTGGAAACACAG ATGTTCACCTCTCTGATCGACGCCAAGATCCTGTCACAGTGGGAGACTCCCGACGAGAATCTAGTTCTATTCGATTCGCGGATAGCTGCGATGCGCGAGAAGCTTGGCCTCTCTATGGTGCGGACACCAACTTATGAAAGCACGCCACCATTTGCTCATACTG AAGAGTTAATATCTAAACGTGAAGAAACGCTGGACTATGTCGTACCTGGCCCCCACGAACTTGCTGGAGCAGTAACCATGCGGTATGAAGGAGTTTGGCCGCAGCAAATCAACACAGCTCTCCTAGAAGGAGCTGTAGGTCTTAGCCCAGCTCCAAGTCCTTGGAAGCAGCGATATCCGAGGTTGCGGCCAAAACAACAAGATGTAAGCACATTTAGCCGCCACAGAAAGCCCAAAAAACTCACCTGCTGTTTATTTTGGGTTGCTGGATCCAACGCCCGTCCCACTAGTACTTATGGAGGCGCTGGCTTGGTAGGAGACTCTCCTGCTTTGATTGCCCAACAGCAGCTGAAATTTGTGGATCAGCTTTTGCGCGAAACGAAAG GCAAGACAAAACGTATGCTTGTGGACAAAATGGGAAAAGAAGCCGTGCAGCTGGGTCATCTGGACGCCGGAATTACGGGTGTTGAAGAAAACACACTTGTCGCATCCTTCTGTGACCTTTTAGAAAGAATATGGGCACATGGACTTATCAAGAAACAG GGTAAATCATCCCTGTGGAGTTTCGTTCTCCAACATCAGGATTTGGAAAAGACAGGTCTTTCTATGCGAACGATGTCGTCTTCTATGCTCACTCCAG GAGGATTGATGAGGCGAGCACCTTCTTTACCATATTGTGAGGTTCCCGCACCTGTTATTGTCCAACCTTCAAACGAGAATGACTTCGCTGGTGCTATTTCGGATCTCGTGGAATCCATCCAGCGAGAACTCGGGAAAGGGGATGACGAGAGTGCACCGGCATGGTCTCGGTCAATTTTACGAGCGGCCAACTTCCTCGCGGATAAGTTGACCAATGCACCAAAAGAGGAATCTCGCGGATCGCTGTCCACTGCCTTCACGCATCGTCGGACAGTGCCGCCAACTATGAAGAAGTCGAATTCTGTCGGTG attttacaAATCCAAGTTGGAACAATGAGGTCAGTGGAGCACCAGAAATGGTCACAGGTTCACCACGTAGAAGATCACAGAGTCGTCCGAGAAGTCCTGAAACTGGTCCACGTGTACTCTTGGCGCCCCTGCCTACTCATGTGGCATACGACCTAAA GAACGTTCTGCGGATGACCGAAATAAAGACTGATATTGGATATGCGAGAGCATTTGTGCGATTAGCATTGGAGCGAAAACTGCTGCATCGACATCTCGCAACGCTTTTGGCAAATACACGCTTGTTGAG CGAACTGTACAGACCTCACGCCTTTGTACGATCTGAGGATGAAAGAGAACAGTTTCTATACCATATATTATCCCTTAATGCTGCACAATTCCGTTGCTTCACAAACACCTTCACGAAAACTA AAATGGATTATCAAGTCGTCATTGTGACCGGTGGCTGGCGAGGATCATTACCAGCTGTTTGGGTTACG GTTGGCGGAAGCCTCTGCAGCAGTCCTCAGATTAATCTCCCTGCCAACACACCGCTGTTCAAATTCGAT CACAAGAATCTAGGAGTATTGTCGACGCTACGGATCGGTCATGCATCTGGGACAGAAAAGCCTCCCAAGTGGTATCTAGACTAT GTAATCGTTCGAAACGAAATCACGGGTCAGATGTACAGATTTCCATGTGGTCGATGGTTTGGTCAAGGAGTCGAAGACAGCCGATGGTTCGGCAATGGTTGTGACATCAGTCTCGAAAG ATTATTAGTAGCAGAACCAGTTTTTGATGACGACGGTGCTGACTCAGCGTTCGGCACGGTACCGAATTCGCCAGCGCGAAGTGCTAGAAGAGGAAGGGTTTCTTCTAGAAGTCAAACACCCCAACGAGAACGTAGCCCCTCACAAGGTCGCGCGCATGACTCAGCTCCAAGTTGGA AAACCCGTATCACGGAAATCCAGCAAGTTCTTGGTGAAGCCGTCAATGCTTTGGTGAAGTATTTCTACAGCGAGAAACATAGTAAGAGTGAACTGGCGCATTTGCTATGTGGTGAACGAGGATTGGTCAACGCTATTGAACAG GCTTTCCAGTTTGGACGTCACGGTTCTGTATGGCTCTTCCGGCAACCCTCTCCATGGGATTATGTAG agaaagtaTGTGTGTTTCTGATGGATTTGTTGCGACGTCGTGATGCGACATGGCCACGTGAACAACGTGAACTCATAACACATGCTCTGAGAATTGTGCGTCGAATATCAGAACGTGGTGCTCTCGGAAAAGATGCGAAATTTCACGTTTTTGTCCTGTTGACGatgag AGACCACATGCTGTCCGGCTTTTTACAGTTAATGGCGTGGACGCCGGTGACAGCGCAGTTGTACGACGAACCGTCTTTCTTGCGTTCTCCTACGCATTTAACATATCTGTCAAGATTGCTGGACTCGCTCAATGAGTTTAATTTTACTCTTGATCCATCGCTAACTTACGGTGTGGTGTAA
- a CDS encoding hypothetical protein (NECATOR_CHRII.G8789.T1): MTTVKEDIETTLVDYFVVAGYDPDVGLVIDTTCDDPVCGEENGLNPKARDQQPPLQRSFVAKILHHFPQKRPGAPFSDEVLSLCMPKGLRFFTEKNVPSNITMHTFANIREDGNRINGTVMTFYEEVRDSRLCEAMSLLHTEHVRKLTAGEPPLDRERHHVPPGTVSGGTHTLPRGRRSRTKRISYYDGGGHNTLFMSKTLCLITRLPLVCSTMTILRTLHEILTAGSQPELPLESYIYWILNEIPLPLPGTTLKVTMLDSTILVQRPGSRELPIFDDSLGAMFQYISVEKFLRLFTCFLLEHQILICSKEYSRLMCVSEALCALAFPFRWQMVYVPILPYSQLKFVEAPVPYIMGWCYEESVPDFLFQSNVCVLDIDTGRTEFPEDLPAFPGAKQLCQEIKTALERYSKWDEMSKSIVSGTTPLTNSPAPGVPNRSNNVRRTEEWSAKRMSRSFDHDDALDETISESVLFSPRPSRADLAPLPLESVLKNNSTLARVAEIARRAGVVVDVQDLEHELSCKDQYANSPVCKQYFQNARLNNAIRECVLNRIVCMLYSYEHFVVGGQGCSDRETFDDSRDSMVCFDKASFLSDQPDSHLAFLAAFLETQMFTSLIDAKILSQWETPDENLVLFDSRIAAMREKLGLSMVRTPTYESTPPFAHTEELISKREETLDYVVPGPHELAGAVTMRYEGVWPQQINTALLEGAVGLSPAPSPWKQRYPRLRPKQQDQLKFVDQLLRETKGKTKRMLVDKMGKEAVQLGHLDAGITGVEENTLVASFCDLLERIWAHGLIKKQGKSSLWSFVLQHQDLEKTGLSMRTMSSSMLTPGGLMRRAPSLPYCEVPAPVIVQPSNENDFAGAISDLVESIQRELGKGDDESAPAWSRSILRAANFLADKLTNAPKEESRGSLSTAFTHRRTVPPTMKKSNSVGDFTNPSWNNEVSGAPEMVTGSPRRRSQSRPRSPETGPRVLLAPLPTHVAYDLKNVLRMTEIKTDIGYARAFVRLALERKLLHRHLATLLANTRLLSELYRPHAFVRSEDEREQFLYHILSLNAAQFRCFTNTFTKTKMDYQVVIVTGGWRGSLPAVWVTVGGSLCSSPQINLPANTPLFKFDHKNLGVLSTLRIGHASGTEKPPKWYLDYVIVRNEITGQMYRFPCGRWFGQGVEDSRWFGNGCDISLERLLVAEPVFDDDGADSAFGTVPNSPARSARRGRVSSRSQTPQRERSPSQGRAHDSAPSWKTRITEIQQVLGEAVNALVKYFYSEKHSKSELAHLLCGERGLVNAIEQAFQFGRHGSVWLFRQPSPWDYVEKVCVFLMDLLRRRDATWPREQRELITHALRIVRRISERGALGKDAKFHVFVLLTMRDHMLSGFLQLMAWTPVTAQLYDEPSFLRSPTHLTYLSRLLDSLNEFNFTLDPSLTYGVV; the protein is encoded by the exons GAAGTTCGAGATTCCCGATTATGTGAGGCTATGTCATTGCTTCACACTGAACACGTGCGAAAACTTACAGCCGGTGAACCACCGTTGGATCGAGAACGGCATCATGTACCCCCAGGTACAGTATCAG GTGGCACCCACACCCTCCCTCGTGGTCGAAGGAGTAGAACAAAACGTATATCTTATTACGACGGTGGCGGTCACAACACTTTATTCAT GAGTAAAACGTTGTGCCTTATAACAAGACTACCTCTGGTATGCTCGACGATGACGATTTTACGAACTCTTCATGAAATACTCACCGCTGGTTCTCAGCCAGAATTGCCTTTGGAAAGTTATATTTATTGGATCCTTAACGAAATTCCATTACCATTGCCTGGAACGACGCTTAAG GTAACAATGTTGGATTCTACCATACTTGTACAGCGACCAGGTTCCAGAGAGTTGCCCATTTTTGACGATTCATTAGGTGCAATGTTCCAG TATATTTCTGTGGAGAAGTTCCTTAGATTATTCACTTGTTTCTTGCTAGAGCACCAAATACTAATCTGTTCTAAAG AATATTCTCGTCTTATGTGCGTCAGTGAAGCTTTGTGTGCACTAGCTTTTCCATTTCGCTGGCAGATGGTTTATGTCCCAATTCTGCCGTATTCACAATTGAAGTTTGTGGAAGCACCG GTTCCATACATCATGGGTTGGTGTTACGAGGAAAGCGTTCCTGACTTTCTCTTTCAATCTAACGTGTGTGTTCTGGATATTGACACCGGAAGGACAGAATTTCCGGAGGATCTACCTGCGTTTCCTGGTGCAAAGCAGCTTTGTCAAGAAATCAAAACAGCCCTTGAAAG GTATTCGAAGTGGGATGAAATGTCAAAGTCTATTGTGAGTGGAACAACACCACTAACAAATTCACCTGCGCCTGGTGTTCCCAACCGCAGCAACAACGTTCGTCGCACGGAGGAATGGTCCGCAAAACGGATGAGTCGTTCATTTGACCACGATGATGCGCTTGATGAAACTATTA GCGAATCTGTGTTGTTCTCTCCACGTCCTTCGCGTGCGGATCTGGCTCCGCTACCACTTGAAAGTGTGTTAAAGAACAACTCCACTCTAGCAAG AGTAGCGGAAATAGCTCGAAGAGCCGGTGTTGTGGTAGATGTTCAAGACCTTGAGCACGAATTGTCTTGTAAAGATCAGTATGCGAATTCTCCAGTCTGCAAGCAGTACTTCCAG aatgctCGCTTGAACAATGCCATTCGGGAATGCGTACTGAATAGGATAGTTTGCATGCTGTATTCATATGAACACTTCGTTGTTGGCGGACAAGGGTGCTCAGATCGTGAAACCTTTGATGATAGCAG AGATAGCATGGTTTGTTTTGACAAAGCTTCCTTTCTCTCTGACCAACCAGACAGTCATTTGGCTTTTCTAGCTGCATTCTTGGAAACACAG ATGTTCACCTCTCTGATCGACGCCAAGATCCTGTCACAGTGGGAGACTCCCGACGAGAATCTAGTTCTATTCGATTCGCGGATAGCTGCGATGCGCGAGAAGCTTGGCCTCTCTATGGTGCGGACACCAACTTATGAAAGCACGCCACCATTTGCTCATACTG AAGAGTTAATATCTAAACGTGAAGAAACGCTGGACTATGTCGTACCTGGCCCCCACGAACTTGCTGGAGCAGTAACCATGCGGTATGAAGGAGTTTGGCCGCAGCAAATCAACACAGCTCTCCTAGAAGGAGCTGTAGGTCTTAGCCCAGCTCCAAGTCCTTGGAAGCAGCGATATCCGAGGTTGCGGCCAAAACAACAAGAT CAGCTGAAATTTGTGGATCAGCTTTTGCGCGAAACGAAAG GCAAGACAAAACGTATGCTTGTGGACAAAATGGGAAAAGAAGCCGTGCAGCTGGGTCATCTGGACGCCGGAATTACGGGTGTTGAAGAAAACACACTTGTCGCATCCTTCTGTGACCTTTTAGAAAGAATATGGGCACATGGACTTATCAAGAAACAG GGTAAATCATCCCTGTGGAGTTTCGTTCTCCAACATCAGGATTTGGAAAAGACAGGTCTTTCTATGCGAACGATGTCGTCTTCTATGCTCACTCCAG GAGGATTGATGAGGCGAGCACCTTCTTTACCATATTGTGAGGTTCCCGCACCTGTTATTGTCCAACCTTCAAACGAGAATGACTTCGCTGGTGCTATTTCGGATCTCGTGGAATCCATCCAGCGAGAACTCGGGAAAGGGGATGACGAGAGTGCACCGGCATGGTCTCGGTCAATTTTACGAGCGGCCAACTTCCTCGCGGATAAGTTGACCAATGCACCAAAAGAGGAATCTCGCGGATCGCTGTCCACTGCCTTCACGCATCGTCGGACAGTGCCGCCAACTATGAAGAAGTCGAATTCTGTCGGTG attttacaAATCCAAGTTGGAACAATGAGGTCAGTGGAGCACCAGAAATGGTCACAGGTTCACCACGTAGAAGATCACAGAGTCGTCCGAGAAGTCCTGAAACTGGTCCACGTGTACTCTTGGCGCCCCTGCCTACTCATGTGGCATACGACCTAAA GAACGTTCTGCGGATGACCGAAATAAAGACTGATATTGGATATGCGAGAGCATTTGTGCGATTAGCATTGGAGCGAAAACTGCTGCATCGACATCTCGCAACGCTTTTGGCAAATACACGCTTGTTGAG CGAACTGTACAGACCTCACGCCTTTGTACGATCTGAGGATGAAAGAGAACAGTTTCTATACCATATATTATCCCTTAATGCTGCACAATTCCGTTGCTTCACAAACACCTTCACGAAAACTA AAATGGATTATCAAGTCGTCATTGTGACCGGTGGCTGGCGAGGATCATTACCAGCTGTTTGGGTTACG GTTGGCGGAAGCCTCTGCAGCAGTCCTCAGATTAATCTCCCTGCCAACACACCGCTGTTCAAATTCGAT CACAAGAATCTAGGAGTATTGTCGACGCTACGGATCGGTCATGCATCTGGGACAGAAAAGCCTCCCAAGTGGTATCTAGACTAT GTAATCGTTCGAAACGAAATCACGGGTCAGATGTACAGATTTCCATGTGGTCGATGGTTTGGTCAAGGAGTCGAAGACAGCCGATGGTTCGGCAATGGTTGTGACATCAGTCTCGAAAG ATTATTAGTAGCAGAACCAGTTTTTGATGACGACGGTGCTGACTCAGCGTTCGGCACGGTACCGAATTCGCCAGCGCGAAGTGCTAGAAGAGGAAGGGTTTCTTCTAGAAGTCAAACACCCCAACGAGAACGTAGCCCCTCACAAGGTCGCGCGCATGACTCAGCTCCAAGTTGGA AAACCCGTATCACGGAAATCCAGCAAGTTCTTGGTGAAGCCGTCAATGCTTTGGTGAAGTATTTCTACAGCGAGAAACATAGTAAGAGTGAACTGGCGCATTTGCTATGTGGTGAACGAGGATTGGTCAACGCTATTGAACAG GCTTTCCAGTTTGGACGTCACGGTTCTGTATGGCTCTTCCGGCAACCCTCTCCATGGGATTATGTAG agaaagtaTGTGTGTTTCTGATGGATTTGTTGCGACGTCGTGATGCGACATGGCCACGTGAACAACGTGAACTCATAACACATGCTCTGAGAATTGTGCGTCGAATATCAGAACGTGGTGCTCTCGGAAAAGATGCGAAATTTCACGTTTTTGTCCTGTTGACGatgag AGACCACATGCTGTCCGGCTTTTTACAGTTAATGGCGTGGACGCCGGTGACAGCGCAGTTGTACGACGAACCGTCTTTCTTGCGTTCTCCTACGCATTTAACATATCTGTCAAGATTGCTGGACTCGCTCAATGAGTTTAATTTTACTCTTGATCCATCGCTAACTTACGGTGTGGTGTAA